The following nucleotide sequence is from Deinococcus radiotolerans.
CAGCTTCGTGCAGCATTTCGCCGCGGGCGTGGTGTTCGCGGTGGTGGCCGGGGAACTGCTGCCGGAGATCACCAGAGGGCATCAGCCGCTGGGCGTCGTACTCGGCTTCGCGCTGGGCGTGGCGGTGATGCTGCTCGTGCGGCAGTGGGCCGAGCGGCTCGAAGGGGCGGCTGAGGCGCGCGCCGCGTCCACCGTGAACCTGGGCTTGATCGTCGCGGTCGGGATTGACGTGCTGCTCGACGGACTGCTGATCGGCGTGGGCTTCGCGGCGGGCGCGCGGGTCGGCACGCTGCTCATCGTGGCGTTGACGCTGGAACTGCTGTTCCTGGGCGTGTCCGTCGCGTCCAGCCTCGTGCAGGACGGCGCGTCCCGGGGCCGCGTGATCGGCACAGTCGGCAGTCTCAGCCTGCTCGTGATCGTGGGGGCACTCCTGGGCGGCACGCTCCTGCAAGGCCTCACGGGCCTGGCGCTGGAGATCACCCTGTCGTTCGGCGCGGCCGCGCTCCTGTTCCTGGTCACAGAGGAGCTGCTGACCGAGGCGCACGAGGTGAAGGAGACGCCCCTGATCACCGCCGCGTTCTTCGCGGGCTTCGTGGCGCTGTACCTGCTGGAACTGCTGACCTGAGCGACTCTGGCCGCGTCGGCCGCGCGGGCACGACCCTGTGATCCGGCCGCAGGCCCGAACCGAGCACGCCAATTGGGCGCTTCGTTAGGGCGCGTCCGGGGGGGCCGTGCCGAGCAGGGGTTGCTGCGCGCGCAGGGTCTTGGGTGCGTCCGGGTGCCAGGGGAAGCGGCCCTGCGGGTCCGCCCACACGCACTGCAGGACCGGGAACGCCTCGTTCCCGTACAGCCACAGGGCGTACTCCAGGTAATCCCGGTAGGCCTGCTCAGGTGCGGCAACGAACTGGCAGAGGTGTCCGTCCAGCACATCCGGGGTGACCTCCCCGTCGCTGAAGCGGCGCTGCTGCGCGTGGATGGCCTGGCCCGCCGCGCTGAGGGTCCGCTCCATGACGTCGGGGGGCTGGCCGATCATGATGAGCTCCGGGTGCTGATCGTGGGCCCACAGGCCCACCGTGAACGCGAAGCCGGGGCCTTCCGGGTCTTCGGGAATGGTCAGGACGGTCCACCCCTGCTGCTGGATGAGGTGAAGCACCCTGGAGTCGAATTCGGTCTCTGGCGCGGACAGGGCTGAGAGCATGATGGGTCTCCTGTGCAGGGCGTAACGTCTTCGGTTCAGTGTACGGCTGGACGCTGGCGCGGCTCCCTGCCGTTTGGGGGCAAGGCCGGGGGAATGCGGTCCTCGGAAGAGCGGGGCGGAGTTGCCGAATCGGCCCCCGCCCCCGTCCGCTCGCCGTTGGTTCCGGCGCTGCGGGCGCCTCGTGGGTGTCTGTGGCCGTTACGCGGCGGGCGCGGACGTCAGGCGGACGCGGTTGAGCGTCAGCGCGTTCACGGTGACGATCACGGTGCTGGCGCTCATCAGCAGGGCCGCCCACTCCGGGCGCAA
It contains:
- a CDS encoding ZIP family metal transporter, translating into MSVALSQILALTLIPVGATVVGGAVAAFRAPADRTRSFVQHFAAGVVFAVVAGELLPEITRGHQPLGVVLGFALGVAVMLLVRQWAERLEGAAEARAASTVNLGLIVAVGIDVLLDGLLIGVGFAAGARVGTLLIVALTLELLFLGVSVASSLVQDGASRGRVIGTVGSLSLLVIVGALLGGTLLQGLTGLALEITLSFGAAALLFLVTEELLTEAHEVKETPLITAAFFAGFVALYLLELLT
- a CDS encoding DUF4262 domain-containing protein, which produces MLSALSAPETEFDSRVLHLIQQQGWTVLTIPEDPEGPGFAFTVGLWAHDQHPELIMIGQPPDVMERTLSAAGQAIHAQQRRFSDGEVTPDVLDGHLCQFVAAPEQAYRDYLEYALWLYGNEAFPVLQCVWADPQGRFPWHPDAPKTLRAQQPLLGTAPPDAP